Proteins from a genomic interval of Spea bombifrons isolate aSpeBom1 chromosome 4, aSpeBom1.2.pri, whole genome shotgun sequence:
- the LOC128491672 gene encoding olfactory receptor 11L1-like, with protein sequence MFEVNQTKVMEILLLGFQNTWTVNCFLFVLFLVIYILTLVGNLLIIILVAQFQVLQSPMYFFITQLSVCDILLTTNTVPNMLHIIINGGSTISLSGCITQFYFFCVTEATECFILTVMSCDRYLAICRPLRYTSIMTFQFCFQLILISWLLSCILTLILVHQVAALQFCGHVIDHYFCDLIPLLKLSCTKHTLVELIDFILAIPFVSMPFFFILCTYVYIFITILGISSNTGRQKAFSTCSAHLTVVVAYYGSLISVYMAPSKVQSYNINKVLFLLYTVLCPFFNPIIYSLRNEDIKISLNKFILSSLGMI encoded by the coding sequence aTGTTTGAAGTCAACCAGACAAAAGTTATGGAGATTCTGCTGTTGGGTTTTCAGAATACTTGGACTGTAAATTGTTTTCTATTTGTTCTGTTCCTTGTGATCTACATCCTGACGTTAGTCGggaacctgctgattattatattggtggcACAGTTTCAGGTTCTTCAATCGCCCATGTATTTCTTCATCACTCAGTTATCGGTGTGCGATATCCTTCTGACCACAAATACAGTCCCCAACATGCTCCATATTATAATTAATGGAGGAAGCACAATCTCATTAAGTGGTTGCATCactcagttttactttttttgtgttacaGAAGCCACGGAGTGTTTCATCCTCACCGTGATGTCCTGTGACCGGTATTTAGCCATTTGCCGCCCGCTGCGTTATACCTCCATCATGACTTTCCAGTTTTGTTTCCAGCTCATTCTTATTTCTTGGCTTTTGTCATGTATCCTAACATTAATTCTTGTACATCAAGTTGCTGCTTTACAGTTTTGTGGTCATGTAattgaccattatttctgtgatttaATTCCCCTCCTAAAGCTGTCCTGTACAAAGCATACACTTGTAGAACTCATCGATTTTATCTTAGCCATTCCATTTGTATCTATGCCTTTCTTCTTTATCCTTTGtacatatgtttacatttttatcacCATCCTTGGAATTTCCTCCAACACCGGGaggcagaaagccttctccacctgcagcgcTCACCTGACTGTAGTGGTCGCCTACTATGGGAGTCTAATATCAGTTTATATGGCTCCTTCCAAAGTGcaatcatataatataaataaagtattgttTCTTCTGTATACAGTGCTATGCCCATTTTTTAACCCAATTATATATAGTCTTAGGAACGaggatattaaaattagtttgaacaAATTTATTTTGAGTAGCCTAGGAATGATttag
- the LOC128491673 gene encoding olfactory receptor 11L1-like — translation MFEVNQTKVVEILLLGFQNTWTVNCFLFVLFLVIYILTLVGNLLIIILVAKYQVLQSPMYFFITQLSLCDILLTTNIVPNMLRVIINEGSTISLTGCITQFYFFCVPEATECFILTVMSCDRYLAICRPLRYTSVMTFQFCFQLILISWLLSCILTLSLVPQVGDLQFCGHVIDHYFCDFLPLLKLSCTKHTLVELIDFILAIPFVSMPFFFILCTYVYIFITILGISSNTGRQKAFSTCSAHLTVVVAYYGSLISVYMAPSKVQSYNINKVLFLLYTVLCPFFNPIIYSLRNEDIKISLNKFILSSLGLI, via the coding sequence atgtttgaagTCAACCAGACAAAAGTTGTGGAGATTCTGCTGTTGGGTTTTCAGAATACTTGGACTGTAaattgttttctgtttgttctgttccttgtgatctacatcttgacgttagtcgggaacctgctgattattatattggtggcAAAGTATCAGGTTCTTcaatctcccatgtatttcttcatCACTCAGTTATCATTGTGCGATATCCTTCTGACCACAAATATAGTCCCCAACATGCTCCGTGTTATAATTAATGAAGGAAGCACAATCTCATTAACTGGTTGCATCactcagttttactttttttgtgttccAGAAGCCACGGAGTGTTTCATCCTCACCGTGATGTCCTGTGACCGGTATTTAGCCATTTGCCGCCCGCTGCGTTACACCTCCGTCATGACTTTCCAGTTTTGTTTCCAACTCATTCTTATTTCTTGgcttttgtcatgtatactaACATTAAGTCTTGTACCTCAAGTTGGTGATTTACAGTTTTGTGGTCATGTGattgaccattatttctgtgattttcttcCCCTCCTAAAGCTGTCCTGTACAAAGCATACACTTGTAGAACTCATAGATTTTATCTTAGCCATTCCATTTGTATCTATGCCTTTCTTCTTTATCCTTTGtacatatgtttacatttttatcacCATCCTTGGAATTTCCTCCAACACCGGGaggcagaaagccttctccacctgcagcgcTCACCTGACTGTAGTGGTCGCCTACTATGGGAGTCTAATATCAGTTTATATGGCTCCTTCCAAAGTGcaatcatataatataaataaagtattgttTCTTCTGTATACAGTGCTATGCCCATTTTTTAACCCAATTATATATAGTCTTAGGAACGaggatattaaaattagtttgaacaAATTTATTTTGAGTAGCCTAGGAttgatttag